GTAACTCCAAAAAGACGATTGCTGTGCTGGGGACAGTCCCCGTGCCCCCGTATAGAGTCATTACGGGGCAGGCTCCCGTCTGTCATCGCGGCATGATTTTGAGCCGCGATCCAGAAGATTTTTAGCTGACCACTGCCTACTGACCACTGCCTACTGACCGCTTGTTTTCCGTCCGCTATATATATGTGACCCGAAAGCGCGGATTCCTAAATAAAAAAGCCCTGTGATCCAAGATACAGGGCTTTCTGGATTTTTGATAGTGTCCGCGTTATCCACGCGATGGCTCGGGCATTTCTTCTCTTGCGCGGGCGGAGAGTTCGGCGAGGTGACCATCGTGTGCCATGACTTGCTCCAGATGTTTTTTGCGTTCGGGTCCAGCGGTTGTGAGCATGATTTTTCCGTAAGCGCGATCATTCCAGAATCGCGCGCGTGCGGCAATCTGTGTTTTTAACAGTTCAATGTGTTCTTCATCTTCAGGAAAGCGTTCGCTGCAGTTGATGGTGAACATGCGCCGACGTGGACTGCCTCCAAAGGCCGCGTGTTTTAAGTTGTGATTGAATAAGACGACATCACCCGGATTGGTTTCCAGTGGTAGTGCAGGTATATCCGGTCCGTGAATGCCCCATTGTTCCTGAGAGTTTCGGACGGTGTTTTCGACATTATTTGCATATTGATCTTTGAGATGGTGACTTCCTGGGATGACGCGCAAACAACCCGTGTTGCGCGTTAAGTGATCCAGGTACAGGGCGATTTTTACAAATCGGATTTCCTTGCCCCAGCCATCCGAATGCCATTGCGTGTCTCCGGCATAGTAATTTCCGTCCGATCCCATGTAGTTGAAGTTTTCACCGAGTAATCCGGTCAGGATTTCTTTTATCCGCGGATCATCCAGGAGGGCGCACAGACGTTCGTGCTGGTCGATAAATGGCACAATGCACGATCGGCGTATGCCATCGTGCGGTTGCCCGTTGTGTCCACCCCCCCGTTGTGCCC
The window above is part of the Gemmatimonadota bacterium genome. Proteins encoded here:
- a CDS encoding phytanoyl-CoA dioxygenase family protein, with the protein product MGILTEEKKSFFDTFGFLAFPELLSDCIAEIIDAFETVWAQRGGGHNGQPHDGIRRSCIVPFIDQHERLCALLDDPRIKEILTGLLGENFNYMGSDGNYYAGDTQWHSDGWGKEIRFVKIALYLDHLTRNTGCLRVIPGSHHLKDQYANNVENTVRNSQEQWGIHGPDIPALPLETNPGDVVLFNHNLKHAAFGGSPRRRMFTINCSERFPEDEEHIELLKTQIAARARFWNDRAYGKIMLTTAGPERKKHLEQVMAHDGHLAELSARAREEMPEPSRG